The following are encoded in a window of Brevibacillus sp. DP1.3A genomic DNA:
- a CDS encoding aliphatic sulfonate ABC transporter substrate-binding protein gives MLKKVFSTVVASLLLMGFVSGCSTGGAESSEKEVRIGYFPNLTHSATIIALEKGYFKEAFGADMKIQTKTVANGGLFMEAMATKAIDVGTVGPGPLLNFYVKHPGYRLISGAVNGGAVLVMNGSTNISELKDLKGKKIAIPVIGSTQDVMLRKALNEVGLKPTTNGGDVELYAAAPADTAALFVQKSVDGAATQEPWGYVLENQAEGKLLLDWDQFAWGKESTNTVVAASDEFLKREGLATAYLQAHKKAVKFIQENPEESQDLIIKHLKNLTGKELSKKEVQAAFSRLEVTTEVNEKVIQEMADISQEAGYISSNKIDGLIDLKYLEAAK, from the coding sequence ATGCTTAAAAAAGTGTTTAGTACCGTTGTCGCATCCCTATTATTGATGGGGTTTGTGAGCGGGTGCTCTACTGGCGGAGCAGAATCCTCTGAGAAGGAAGTAAGGATTGGATATTTCCCAAACTTGACCCATAGCGCAACGATCATCGCGCTGGAAAAAGGCTATTTTAAGGAAGCATTCGGTGCTGATATGAAGATTCAAACAAAAACGGTCGCCAATGGCGGATTGTTTATGGAAGCAATGGCAACGAAGGCGATTGACGTAGGGACGGTGGGGCCAGGGCCTCTTTTGAACTTTTATGTCAAGCATCCCGGGTATCGTTTGATTTCAGGTGCGGTCAATGGCGGAGCTGTGCTCGTCATGAATGGTTCAACCAATATTAGTGAGCTAAAAGATTTAAAAGGCAAAAAAATCGCGATTCCGGTAATCGGCAGCACACAGGATGTCATGCTCAGAAAAGCACTAAATGAGGTTGGCCTCAAACCGACGACGAATGGTGGAGATGTGGAACTGTATGCGGCGGCGCCAGCAGATACGGCAGCATTATTCGTGCAAAAATCCGTTGATGGTGCAGCAACTCAGGAGCCGTGGGGATATGTACTTGAGAATCAGGCAGAAGGAAAATTGCTTCTGGACTGGGATCAATTCGCTTGGGGGAAAGAATCAACCAATACTGTGGTAGCAGCCAGCGATGAATTTTTGAAACGAGAAGGATTGGCAACCGCCTACCTGCAAGCACATAAAAAGGCCGTCAAATTCATTCAGGAAAATCCCGAAGAAAGCCAAGATCTGATCATCAAGCATTTGAAAAATCTGACTGGCAAAGAGTTGAGCAAAAAAGAAGTGCAGGCAGCCTTTTCCCGTCTGGAAGTAACAACGGAGGTCAATGAAAAAGTCATTCAGGAAATGGCAGATATTAGCCAGGAAGCCGGTTATATTTCCAGTAATAAAATCGATGGCTTAATCGATTTGAAATATTTAGAAGCCGCGAAATAA
- a CDS encoding VWA domain-containing protein has product MEPDLSREALNRWRLLLGSHAEESLEGSGVYQSSEFSYQELDSILEFLYNREYGEEQGYRKEGGRGDSALTVPSWLNKIRKLFPKKTVEILERQALDRYNMTELLTDKKVLESMEPNMTLLKNILQFKGRMKGEVVKSAKEIVRKVVDDLRRQLENEVQTSIVGKRNRHKRGYTKSMKNLDVHKTIRKNLKNYDRKNSRFIIDELYFHSNIQHHNKWNIVIVVDESGSMMDSVIYSSVMASIFYKLAALKTHLVIFDTKVVDLSSRLDDPVDVLMSVQLGGGTHIAQALKYGRTLLENPSKTIFILVSDLEEGYPIKEMYRQSKEIIDAGCKFLVLTALDFNGNSTYNQHAARVLSDMGANVAAITPDELAQWIGKVIK; this is encoded by the coding sequence ATGGAACCTGATTTGAGCCGCGAAGCCTTGAACCGCTGGCGGTTGTTATTGGGCTCTCATGCCGAGGAATCATTGGAAGGCAGCGGGGTCTATCAATCATCCGAGTTTTCCTATCAGGAACTAGACTCGATTCTTGAATTTTTATACAACCGTGAATACGGAGAAGAGCAAGGCTATCGAAAAGAAGGTGGCAGGGGAGATTCGGCATTGACGGTTCCCTCCTGGCTGAATAAAATCCGCAAGCTGTTTCCCAAAAAAACGGTAGAAATCCTCGAGCGGCAAGCTCTGGACCGTTATAACATGACAGAGCTGTTGACAGATAAAAAAGTGTTGGAAAGCATGGAGCCCAACATGACCCTCTTGAAAAACATCCTCCAATTTAAAGGCAGGATGAAAGGAGAGGTCGTGAAAAGTGCAAAGGAAATTGTACGCAAGGTCGTAGACGATCTGCGGCGTCAGCTTGAAAATGAGGTGCAGACCAGCATTGTCGGCAAACGCAATCGCCACAAACGCGGCTATACGAAGTCGATGAAAAATCTGGATGTCCATAAAACGATTCGTAAAAATTTGAAAAACTATGATCGCAAAAATAGTCGTTTTATCATCGATGAGCTGTATTTCCACAGCAATATCCAGCATCACAACAAATGGAACATCGTCATTGTCGTGGACGAGAGCGGCAGTATGATGGACTCTGTGATTTACAGCTCCGTTATGGCAAGTATTTTTTACAAGCTCGCTGCCTTGAAGACGCATTTGGTTATTTTTGATACGAAGGTCGTTGATTTGAGCAGTAGACTGGATGATCCGGTCGATGTGCTGATGAGTGTGCAACTTGGTGGGGGGACTCATATTGCCCAGGCGCTCAAATACGGAAGAACACTGCTCGAAAATCCATCGAAGACGATATTTATCCTCGTCAGCGATTTGGAGGAAGGCTATCCGATCAAGGAAATGTATCGCCAAAGCAAGGAAATTATAGACGCGGGCTGCAAGTTTTTAGTGCTTACAGCTTTGGATTTCAATGGCAACTCTACGTACAACCAGCATGCTGCAAGGGTATTAAGCGATATGGGAGCAAATGTCGCCGCGATCACGCCCGATGAGCTCGCGCAATGGATTGGTAAGGTTATCAAATAG
- a CDS encoding AAA family ATPase, with protein METMKPPMEVLYAKQLNALRSHDTGTKPPNWLMSPRAVRDFILGTDEPLSYEGESIPITKKFYGDDVLIERAIVTLAGNRGLMLVGEPGTAKTMLSELLSAAISGTSTNTIQGTAGTTEDMIKYSWNYAMLLDKGPSLQALVPSPLYTGMSKGIITRFEEITRCPFEVQDVLISILSDKVMNIPELADGIVFAKPGFNIIATANLRDKGVNEMSSALKRRFNFETIAPINHVKMEAQIIESQAKVILEQSGVNIEIDRDVVEILATTFMELRMGETKEGFKIDSPQSVMSTAEAVSVYVQSAMTSHYYDGRPISMDRLVQNMLGAVVKENQKDANILKTYFTKVVKERAKEEGLWGTYYNEKKWIK; from the coding sequence ATGGAAACAATGAAGCCACCTATGGAAGTGTTATATGCTAAACAGCTGAATGCGCTGCGATCCCATGATACAGGGACAAAACCTCCCAATTGGCTGATGTCGCCGAGAGCTGTGCGCGATTTTATTTTAGGAACGGATGAACCCCTCTCTTATGAGGGCGAAAGTATACCGATTACGAAGAAGTTCTATGGAGACGATGTGCTTATTGAGCGTGCAATCGTCACATTGGCAGGCAATCGTGGCTTGATGCTCGTCGGTGAACCTGGAACGGCAAAGACGATGCTGTCTGAGCTGCTGTCTGCGGCCATTTCCGGTACGAGCACAAATACGATCCAAGGCACCGCAGGAACGACAGAGGATATGATCAAATACTCTTGGAACTACGCGATGCTGCTGGACAAAGGTCCTTCTCTGCAAGCGCTGGTTCCTTCGCCGCTATACACCGGTATGAGCAAGGGGATTATTACGCGATTCGAAGAAATTACCCGTTGTCCGTTTGAGGTTCAAGATGTGCTGATTAGTATTTTGAGCGACAAGGTGATGAACATTCCCGAGCTGGCAGACGGCATCGTGTTTGCGAAGCCCGGTTTTAATATCATTGCAACAGCGAACTTGCGGGACAAGGGCGTTAATGAAATGAGCAGCGCGCTCAAACGACGTTTTAACTTCGAGACAATCGCGCCGATTAATCATGTGAAAATGGAAGCACAAATTATCGAATCCCAAGCAAAAGTGATTCTGGAGCAAAGTGGCGTAAACATCGAAATCGATCGGGATGTGGTTGAGATATTGGCGACGACCTTCATGGAGTTACGTATGGGCGAGACTAAAGAAGGATTCAAAATCGATTCTCCTCAATCCGTGATGAGTACAGCCGAAGCCGTATCCGTCTATGTCCAAAGTGCAATGACGTCCCATTACTATGATGGCAGGCCAATTTCCATGGATCGACTGGTACAGAACATGCTGGGAGCGGTCGTCAAGGAAAACCAAAAGGACGCAAATATCCTGAAAACCTACTTTACCAAAGTGGTCAAAGAACGGGCAAAGGAAGAGGGTCTATGGGGAACTTATTACAACGAGAAGAAATGGATCAAGTAA
- a CDS encoding DUF5682 family protein translates to MGNLLQREEMDQVNGQDRFIKSFVEEEVYNLSKQVVYFPVRHHSPACAFHLKKTIEEYQPEIILIEGPDHSNHIIPILTDERTKPPVSIYYAYASGEQKYVCYFPFLLYSPEYVALVEAKRRQIPAAFIDLSYGSRLESLEDGHDLKKKNEKLSYHDERMLAGSQFIQRLCQTMKCRNFDELWEKVFEIDGIRKKTQDFVKDVFAYCYLSRKCYDDAALEAEGDLIREAHMRQKIAEAKQKHARILVVTGGFHTYGLIEERKTSYKIQKVQEEKIYPMVYTYQEADQLNGYASGMPYVHYYESVWKALEKKERAPFSKSALMYLPQLLKRLRDKGETTSTADAIEAYSLMSGLAVMREKAEGGAYELIDSVLSAFTKGERSIATSQPIEILRELLTGDGIGEVAPNSLDVPIVRDCKDRCKSLKLAITTTGRNQKVLELYAKKSHREASQFFHCMQFLGTEFCAKEAGPDWMNNRNVNLVRETWRYSYSSFVEARLIESSVYGGTVKEAAAHKLADMVKELPQHQSHELAKWLLMAVVMGLEELSERLFESVQESVKQDGHFLSLCKTLKTLTILLEQKRLFGLVETERLESLVEEVYYQAVTKIVEQGNPNPNELDELADQLKFLYMLSEKRQADDSREIFSDQLLELLRNDKLPAKLEGVVVAILCNLEVIERAEISRRARAYMFGSPEQMLHTAAYLHGVFIVARDYLFHQEEILRDLHQMITSLAYDDFLQVVPELRLAFTYFSPMEISMLSEKVAALFQTTVEQVTNPVIDERTLRDARMLDQAIKEEFAKWNLI, encoded by the coding sequence ATGGGGAACTTATTACAACGAGAAGAAATGGATCAAGTAAACGGTCAAGACCGCTTCATAAAGTCATTCGTCGAAGAAGAGGTCTACAACCTCAGCAAACAGGTCGTCTATTTCCCGGTTCGTCATCATAGTCCTGCCTGCGCATTTCATTTGAAAAAAACGATCGAAGAGTATCAACCGGAAATCATTCTGATTGAAGGCCCGGACCATAGCAATCATATCATTCCGATCTTGACGGATGAACGGACGAAGCCTCCTGTGAGCATTTATTACGCGTACGCCTCAGGAGAGCAAAAATACGTCTGTTACTTTCCGTTTCTTCTGTATTCGCCGGAATATGTTGCCTTGGTCGAAGCAAAACGTCGGCAGATACCTGCTGCTTTCATTGATCTAAGCTACGGAAGTCGCCTCGAAAGCTTGGAAGACGGTCATGATTTGAAAAAGAAGAATGAAAAGCTGTCCTATCACGATGAGCGCATGCTGGCAGGCTCGCAGTTTATTCAACGATTGTGCCAGACGATGAAATGCCGGAACTTCGATGAGCTGTGGGAAAAGGTTTTTGAGATTGATGGTATCCGCAAAAAGACGCAGGATTTCGTCAAGGATGTCTTTGCTTATTGCTACCTGTCTCGAAAATGCTATGATGACGCTGCTTTGGAAGCGGAAGGCGATTTGATTCGTGAGGCGCACATGCGTCAAAAAATTGCAGAGGCCAAGCAAAAGCATGCGAGAATTCTCGTGGTTACCGGGGGCTTTCATACATACGGACTCATCGAGGAACGTAAGACTTCCTATAAGATACAAAAGGTGCAGGAAGAAAAAATATATCCGATGGTGTACACGTACCAGGAAGCAGATCAGTTGAATGGATACGCAAGCGGGATGCCGTACGTTCACTACTACGAGAGTGTGTGGAAGGCTCTGGAGAAGAAGGAGCGTGCTCCTTTCTCGAAAAGCGCCTTGATGTACCTCCCGCAACTGCTCAAAAGGCTGCGTGACAAGGGAGAAACGACGTCGACTGCGGATGCGATCGAAGCGTACAGCCTCATGAGCGGCTTGGCAGTCATGCGGGAAAAGGCCGAGGGCGGTGCCTATGAGTTGATCGATTCCGTTCTCTCTGCTTTTACAAAAGGCGAACGCTCGATTGCAACATCACAGCCGATCGAGATATTGCGAGAGTTGTTGACAGGAGACGGAATCGGTGAGGTTGCCCCAAATTCACTGGATGTGCCCATCGTTCGCGATTGCAAAGACAGATGTAAATCGCTAAAGCTTGCGATCACGACAACAGGGCGCAATCAGAAGGTGTTAGAGCTGTATGCCAAGAAGTCGCATCGCGAAGCCAGCCAGTTCTTTCATTGCATGCAGTTCTTGGGTACAGAATTTTGCGCTAAAGAAGCCGGACCAGACTGGATGAATAACCGAAATGTCAATCTTGTCCGAGAAACATGGCGCTACAGCTATTCCTCGTTCGTAGAAGCCCGTCTGATCGAGAGCTCGGTCTACGGTGGGACGGTGAAGGAGGCAGCTGCGCATAAGCTAGCCGATATGGTAAAAGAATTGCCGCAGCACCAGAGCCATGAGCTGGCAAAATGGCTTTTGATGGCGGTCGTTATGGGTTTGGAAGAGTTGTCGGAACGACTCTTTGAATCTGTACAAGAGTCCGTTAAGCAGGATGGACATTTTCTCTCTCTTTGCAAAACATTGAAGACACTCACGATTCTTTTGGAGCAAAAACGGTTGTTCGGTCTTGTCGAGACAGAACGGCTGGAGAGCTTGGTGGAAGAAGTATATTACCAGGCTGTGACCAAAATCGTCGAGCAGGGAAACCCGAACCCCAACGAACTGGATGAGTTGGCTGATCAGCTCAAATTCCTCTACATGCTGAGTGAGAAGAGACAGGCGGATGATTCCCGAGAGATTTTCAGTGATCAACTTCTGGAATTGCTGCGTAACGACAAGCTCCCCGCGAAACTGGAGGGGGTAGTGGTCGCGATCTTGTGCAATCTCGAAGTGATCGAACGCGCAGAAATCTCCAGACGTGCGCGTGCCTATATGTTCGGGTCGCCTGAGCAAATGCTGCATACCGCTGCGTATTTACATGGCGTTTTTATCGTGGCTCGTGACTACCTCTTTCATCAAGAAGAAATCTTGCGTGATCTGCATCAGATGATTACATCCTTGGCGTACGACGACTTTTTGCAAGTGGTGCCTGAACTGCGATTGGCGTTTACATATTTTAGCCCAATGGAAATTAGTATGCTCTCGGAAAAAGTGGCAGCTCTCTTCCAAACGACGGTGGAACAAGTCACGAATCCAGTCATCGATGAGCGTACCTTGCGTGATGCCCGCATGCTCGATCAAGCGATCAAGGAGGAGTTTGCCAAATGGAACCTGATTTGA
- a CDS encoding ABC transporter permease → MTTALRRVIFIAMIAAIWEVTSRLSGLPSFMFPSLTQVFETLVNGLISGQITAAIGKSLGRILLGFFIAIILGLILGYFIWRYKLVEDTLGFVVTALQSIPSIVWFPLAIIWFGLNDFSILFIVTIGATWTMTVNATSGFKNVPPLYQRVAKTYGSTGFHFVRTVILPASVPQIISGLRIAWAFSWRALMAGELLGGGGGLGQLLEMGRSLGQMDLVISVMIIIAIIGTIVDNVVFSRIERNVQMKWGVHS, encoded by the coding sequence ATGACTACAGCTTTAAGACGGGTCATCTTCATCGCTATGATAGCGGCGATATGGGAAGTCACATCTAGATTATCTGGGTTGCCATCGTTCATGTTTCCCAGCTTGACCCAGGTTTTCGAAACACTCGTAAATGGATTGATAAGCGGGCAAATTACCGCCGCGATTGGAAAAAGTTTGGGACGAATTCTGTTGGGCTTTTTCATTGCCATTATTCTCGGACTGATATTGGGTTACTTCATTTGGAGGTACAAACTCGTAGAAGATACGCTTGGCTTTGTGGTGACAGCGCTTCAGTCTATCCCGAGCATTGTCTGGTTCCCGCTTGCGATTATCTGGTTTGGCTTAAATGACTTCTCCATTTTGTTCATCGTGACGATCGGGGCGACCTGGACGATGACGGTCAACGCGACCAGCGGTTTCAAAAATGTCCCACCGCTATACCAGCGGGTAGCCAAGACGTATGGTTCGACTGGCTTTCACTTTGTACGAACAGTCATTCTACCTGCATCCGTACCGCAGATTATCTCCGGACTTCGAATCGCATGGGCATTTTCCTGGCGGGCACTCATGGCTGGTGAATTGCTCGGGGGTGGCGGTGGTCTCGGTCAATTGCTCGAGATGGGACGTTCACTTGGACAAATGGATTTGGTGATATCTGTCATGATCATTATTGCGATCATCGGTACCATCGTTGATAATGTTGTCTTTTCACGCATCGAACGCAACGTTCAGATGAAGTGGGGAGTCCATTCATAA
- the kynA gene encoding tryptophan 2,3-dioxygenase: MRPHEQGSNQPNDTSLETQVHTDFQKEMSYGDYLQLDQILSSQHCQSTHHDEMLFIIIHQVSELWMKQILHELSAANECICNHDLEPAFKMFARVSRIQQQLIKSWDVLSTLTPADYLQFRDKLGHSSGFQSYQNRFIEFTLGYKNQHVLAVYAHQPELHAQMSAALQQPSIYDAAIREMAARGLPIDPECLNRDWSQPYQPNQSVEQAWLTVYRNVNQYWDLYELAEKLVDIASQQQQWRFNHMTTVERIIGQKPGTGGSSGVMYLRRALDHRFFPELWSLRTLL, encoded by the coding sequence ATGAGACCACATGAACAAGGAAGTAATCAACCGAACGACACTTCATTGGAGACACAGGTTCATACTGATTTCCAAAAAGAAATGAGTTACGGCGATTACTTACAGCTCGATCAAATCTTGTCGAGTCAACACTGTCAATCTACCCATCATGATGAAATGCTGTTTATTATCATTCATCAGGTGAGTGAGCTATGGATGAAACAAATTTTGCACGAACTGTCAGCAGCAAATGAGTGCATCTGCAACCACGATCTGGAGCCTGCTTTCAAAATGTTCGCGCGAGTCTCACGTATCCAGCAGCAATTGATTAAATCGTGGGATGTCCTTTCTACATTGACGCCAGCTGACTACCTCCAGTTCCGTGACAAGCTGGGTCATTCGTCCGGTTTTCAATCCTATCAAAACAGATTCATCGAATTTACGCTAGGATATAAGAACCAGCATGTCCTAGCGGTGTATGCGCATCAACCAGAGCTGCACGCCCAAATGAGTGCGGCCTTGCAGCAGCCCAGCATTTACGATGCGGCGATCAGGGAGATGGCTGCTCGTGGCTTGCCGATTGATCCGGAATGTTTGAATCGCGACTGGTCACAGCCTTATCAACCAAATCAAAGTGTAGAGCAAGCCTGGCTGACCGTATATCGAAATGTGAACCAGTATTGGGATCTGTACGAGTTGGCAGAAAAGCTGGTGGATATCGCCAGCCAGCAACAACAATGGCGTTTTAACCATATGACGACAGTCGAACGCATTATAGGACAAAAGCCGGGAACAGGAGGGTCATCAGGCGTCATGTACTTACGCAGAGCACTCGATCACCGTTTTTTCCCGGAGCTTTGGAGCTTGCGGACGCTGTTATAA
- a CDS encoding DUF4132 domain-containing protein: protein MVLRKTDLNPVTKKFVEEFISASDRNKHLYDQVADYVAGDTDECPAIAEDPRFYSYTVRSEFDKLKKRGEELAFYRAAVLIYKASNRFYDKKNVMDECFLDQIELQGMKDIGDADIRAKDQKALEAMRKTIEHFGHALFAEFLLKAAEDYRVSISRDYSSTFDRAEFLLFISYAYTISPSLLEEAKEKLMPSYYYLTTGDTREYIKELHTITKEVVTMQFSSNNLLTNESLYPSYVKEKKAALREKYYPEEQVKEGSLLNQKHLKRSMELVISLLYFRIHVKGGISAFLKKEEEIDRELHDTLQIIFDMFPLDILSEDKRLADLVHMDEPYALLLGLREHLLSPPTNWEQVKQLVLEDVTKSRRALELASIPMVKGFLHKTLAAEGVDLSDFQPSLEGIIQDALRRAKGSTKLANYLDDKAVLEDVLEHVHLEDVQLVRQQMILLSFLPVDHPFIARLIPFMCQYKDKSNRRVGHMCFTHAFQDRLTAFIDHYRNDKAVDIQTLFNQILSIKETHYYYTDVNEEVYRSLIVANPEMSLAQFDKLETELRVFVTQTLLAAKETLSEELRNQAILLGVADSSKKVSGLAGAAFLQAKDKELYLHVYQTEKKAKVKEMALDAIRSLDNNKEIFQELLTNEKSSKFKTLLQTFIDAEEQGPDASLTHLGNLTDKRKLTRIKWMPLERMPVLRDQDGNELGQEVMEYMLTASIDFPTAPNQLVLDLKPSLQAASVADFTTEVLRSWLDNGAVAKEKWVMPLCVAFGDRRIVDTIGQWVKEWTDHSRGALAADGVRALSFSNDLTALRLIDQIKRTIKNRQVKSAAEEALSMAAANQNISAMELEDRLVTTLGFDASGKQVFDYGDRTFTVKVSNELELEVTNDSTGKAVKNLPAPSAKDDQEKAEQARLTFAQLKKDLKNMVKVQSLRLEESLSKSRYWSTAAWKRLFVENVLMQKFAIGLIWGVYEDGKLVDTFRYMDDGTFNTVDEDEYELADEQLIGLIHPLELDEESLNGWRTQLEDYEITQPFEQLNREAFLPTEEELKANELLRLPVESYSPTAFAKMMEKFGWVKGTPLDAGYYYEFYKLYDGMVAELKISGASISYWEGMEDVKLEALAFYPNKDAEYKHFYFKPVDRLKLTDIPTRIFSETVYDVMRAAGK, encoded by the coding sequence ATGGTTTTACGAAAGACAGATCTGAATCCAGTTACGAAGAAATTTGTGGAGGAGTTTATCAGTGCAAGTGATCGAAACAAGCATTTGTACGATCAAGTCGCTGATTACGTTGCAGGTGACACAGACGAATGCCCGGCAATCGCAGAGGACCCGCGGTTTTACAGCTATACGGTTCGATCCGAATTTGACAAGCTGAAAAAACGCGGCGAGGAGTTGGCCTTCTATCGAGCAGCTGTGCTGATCTACAAGGCTAGCAACCGTTTTTACGATAAGAAAAATGTGATGGATGAGTGCTTCCTAGATCAGATCGAACTTCAGGGGATGAAGGACATCGGTGATGCTGATATCCGAGCAAAAGATCAGAAAGCATTGGAGGCCATGAGAAAAACGATCGAGCATTTCGGACATGCGTTGTTTGCCGAATTTTTGTTAAAAGCCGCGGAGGATTATCGCGTAAGTATCAGCCGTGATTACTCCTCGACATTTGATCGGGCCGAATTTTTGCTATTCATTTCGTATGCGTACACGATTTCTCCGAGCTTATTGGAAGAAGCAAAAGAAAAGCTGATGCCGAGCTACTATTACCTGACTACAGGTGATACACGCGAATATATAAAAGAGCTGCATACCATTACAAAAGAAGTCGTGACCATGCAGTTTTCGAGCAACAATTTACTGACCAACGAGTCGTTGTACCCGTCATACGTCAAAGAGAAAAAGGCTGCGCTGCGGGAAAAGTATTATCCAGAAGAGCAAGTCAAGGAAGGCTCCCTTTTGAACCAGAAACATTTGAAGCGTTCTATGGAGCTGGTCATCAGCTTGCTGTATTTCCGCATTCACGTCAAAGGCGGGATCAGTGCATTCCTGAAGAAGGAAGAGGAGATAGATCGGGAGCTGCACGATACCTTGCAAATCATTTTTGACATGTTCCCGCTTGATATCTTGTCCGAAGATAAGAGACTCGCTGACCTCGTACACATGGATGAGCCTTACGCTCTACTGCTGGGCCTGCGTGAGCATTTGCTATCCCCACCGACCAATTGGGAACAAGTGAAGCAGCTGGTACTGGAAGACGTAACCAAATCGAGACGAGCGCTTGAGCTTGCTTCGATCCCGATGGTCAAGGGATTCTTACACAAAACGCTGGCGGCAGAAGGCGTGGATCTCTCTGATTTCCAGCCATCTTTGGAAGGGATTATTCAAGACGCGCTACGACGTGCGAAGGGCTCTACAAAGCTGGCGAACTACTTGGATGATAAAGCTGTCCTAGAGGATGTGCTCGAGCATGTGCATCTGGAGGACGTACAACTCGTAAGACAGCAGATGATCCTGCTGAGCTTCTTGCCTGTGGACCATCCGTTTATTGCACGACTGATTCCCTTCATGTGCCAATACAAAGACAAGTCCAATCGCAGAGTAGGTCATATGTGCTTCACTCATGCGTTCCAGGATCGATTGACCGCCTTCATCGATCATTACCGGAATGACAAAGCTGTAGATATTCAGACTCTTTTTAATCAGATTTTGTCAATCAAGGAGACACACTATTATTACACAGACGTCAATGAAGAGGTGTATCGTTCGTTGATCGTAGCGAATCCGGAAATGAGTCTGGCTCAATTTGACAAGCTGGAAACGGAGCTTCGCGTGTTTGTGACTCAAACCCTATTGGCGGCAAAGGAGACGCTGTCAGAGGAATTGCGCAACCAAGCGATTCTGCTCGGGGTGGCTGACAGCTCGAAGAAAGTGAGCGGCCTTGCTGGTGCAGCGTTTCTTCAGGCCAAAGACAAGGAACTATATTTGCACGTCTATCAAACGGAGAAAAAAGCAAAGGTCAAGGAAATGGCGCTGGATGCCATTCGCTCCCTGGACAATAACAAGGAGATTTTCCAGGAGCTACTGACAAATGAAAAAAGCAGCAAATTTAAAACGCTGCTACAAACATTTATCGACGCCGAGGAGCAAGGGCCAGATGCGAGTTTGACCCATCTGGGCAACCTGACCGACAAGCGCAAACTCACACGGATAAAATGGATGCCACTGGAGCGCATGCCAGTCCTTCGCGACCAAGACGGCAACGAGCTGGGGCAGGAAGTAATGGAGTATATGCTCACCGCTTCGATCGATTTCCCGACAGCGCCAAACCAGTTGGTACTTGACTTGAAACCGTCTCTGCAAGCGGCATCTGTTGCTGACTTTACTACAGAAGTTTTGCGCTCATGGCTCGATAATGGGGCAGTCGCAAAAGAAAAATGGGTCATGCCGCTCTGCGTCGCTTTCGGAGATCGACGTATAGTCGATACAATTGGTCAGTGGGTTAAGGAGTGGACAGATCACTCTCGCGGAGCTTTGGCTGCGGATGGCGTGCGTGCCCTGTCGTTCTCGAATGATTTGACTGCGCTGCGCCTAATCGACCAGATCAAGCGTACGATCAAAAACAGGCAAGTCAAATCAGCAGCAGAAGAGGCGCTTTCCATGGCGGCTGCGAATCAGAACATTTCCGCGATGGAGCTGGAAGACCGACTGGTCACCACGCTTGGCTTTGATGCGTCGGGCAAACAAGTGTTTGACTACGGCGACCGCACCTTCACGGTCAAAGTCAGCAATGAGCTGGAGTTGGAAGTCACGAACGACAGTACAGGAAAAGCGGTAAAAAATCTGCCTGCACCGTCCGCGAAAGACGATCAGGAGAAGGCAGAACAAGCGCGATTGACTTTTGCTCAATTGAAAAAAGACCTGAAAAATATGGTGAAAGTACAATCTCTTCGTCTGGAGGAGTCGCTGTCCAAATCGCGTTATTGGTCAACGGCAGCATGGAAACGTCTCTTTGTGGAGAACGTGTTGATGCAAAAATTCGCAATCGGGCTCATCTGGGGTGTATACGAGGACGGAAAGCTCGTAGATACGTTCCGCTATATGGACGATGGGACATTTAACACCGTGGACGAGGATGAGTATGAGTTGGCAGATGAGCAGCTCATTGGTTTGATTCACCCACTGGAGCTGGACGAAGAGTCGTTGAACGGCTGGCGTACCCAGCTAGAAGATTACGAAATTACCCAACCATTCGAGCAGTTGAATCGAGAAGCGTTCCTCCCAACGGAAGAAGAATTAAAAGCCAATGAATTGCTCCGACTGCCTGTTGAATCGTATTCACCTACCGCTTTTGCGAAAATGATGGAGAAATTCGGCTGGGTCAAAGGAACACCGCTTGATGCTGGTTATTATTATGAGTTTTACAAACTGTATGACGGAATGGTGGCTGAGCTGAAAATCAGCGGGGCGAGCATTTCGTATTGGGAGGGCATGGAGGATGTGAAGCTGGAAGCGTTGGCTTTCTATCCGAATAAAGATGCCGAATACAAGCATTTTTACTTCAAACCAGTGGATCGGCTGAAGCTCACCGATATTCCAACACGCATTTTCAGCGAAACCGTCTACGATGTCATGCGTGCAGCAGGAAAATAA